CAACCGCTGCTGCCTCTTGAATGAATCTTGGCTCAAGGTCCTGTTTAGCCAACCGGAACGTGACGTTCATCATCGAGCGACACGTTGGGTTAGCCACAATCCGGTAGAAGTCGCTACGGTCAAGCTCCTCGTAAAGGATCGACGCCTTCCTAGCGTTGCAAGCCGCCACCGCTCCAAGACCACCTTGTGTCCGCAGCCACTCAAACACCAGGCGAAGCATGTAGATACCAAAGACAGGCGGCGTGTTCTGGCGCGAACCGTTGTTGGCCAATAGTCGGTAACTCAACATTGACGGCAAAGTTGCTGGCGAACGTGCCAGTAAATCTTCGCGAATGATGACAAGTGTTACCCCCGCCGGGCCTAGATTCTTTTGAGCACTAGCGTAAATGACGCCGAATCGAGCGACTGGAATCGGTCGACTGACGATGTCCGACGACATGTCGCTGACAAGCGGCACCGTGCCTGTTTCCGGTAGGTCGGTCCATTGTGTTCCGTAGATCGTGTTATTCGATGTCATGTGTACGTAAGCAGCTTCCGGAGAGAGAACAATCTCGTCAAGTCGTGGCACGCGAGCGAACTCTTCAGCCTCCGTCGACGCAGCTATATGTACCCTGCCGATCTTCTTGGCCTCCTTAACGGCCTTCTGTGACCACACCCCTGTCACTAAATAATCGGCAATGTCATTTTCCGCGAGTAGGTTCATCGGCACCATCCCAAATTGCAAACTGGCGCCACCCTGCAAAAACAGTACGCGGTAATCCGCCGGTACACTAGCTATCTCTCGAAACGTACGCTCCGCGTCCCGTAAAATCGCATCAAAATGGGTCGACCGATGACTGATCTCGAGCACCGACATACCGACGTCGGGCAACGCTAGCAAGTCACGTTGGGCTGCCTTAATTGCCGCCTCAGGCAAAACAGCCGGTCCAGCGCTGAAATTGAAGATGCGGTGTGTTGTCATGTAGGCAACCTGCTTGGCCGGTGTTCATACAACCAAATGAATCAATAGCCCATCACGTAGCTTCGGTTCAAACCACGTGGACTTTGGGGGCATGATGCTGCCCTCATCAGCGATCGTCATCAGGTCATCGACGGTGACCGGAAACATGGAGAACGCCACTGCCGCCTCACCTTGATCCACGCGCTTCTGCAGTACTGCTGCCCCCAGGCTACCGCCAACAAAGTCGATACGCGAGTCCCTGCGAATGTCCCCGATACCAAGAAATGGAGCCAAGATGTCCCGATGAAGTCGCGCCACATCTAGGGAATCCGCACGATCCACCGAGTGACCACCCTCCGTTAACTTTACGTTGTACCAGGTGCCGTCGAGATACATCGCTACCTCGCCAGCCCTAGCCGGCATGGGTTGCCCAAGTCGTAGAGATAATTTTGCCTTAAGCTGATCAAGGAACTCCTGAGGCGACTGCCCTTGTAGATCCTGAACAATACGGTTGTAAGGCAAGATGCGGACTTGATTGTGCGGAAAGGCTGTAGCTATAACCGTATCGGCCTCTACTGGCACCGTCGGCCGACCCTGACGCACAAACTCATCACGTGCGAGGCTAGCACTCGCCATTCGATGGTGACCATCCGCAACGTAGAGAGCTGATACGGCCTCAAACGCTTTCACCAGTGGATCGACATCCGCCGGCGGAACTCGCCAAACTGTGTGTCGCACATTATCCGACGCCTTGAAGTCGAAGAGCGGGATACCCGCACAAACTGATTCCGTGAGTAAATCGATCTCCGCGGTCGCTCGATAGGTGAGCAAAACTAGTCCGGTTTGCGCTCCCAATTCAGTTAGGTGTCGGGTGCGGTCAGCCCTCTTGTCCAAACGTGTGTGTTCATGCCGCTTAATCAATCCTCGGTCGTACTCGTCCAGCGAATAGCACGCTGTTAACCCCGTTTGCTCGTGGCTGGCAGTTTGTAAGCGATAGCAGTACAGGGATGGCTCCGCTTCAGTTACCAGTGGTGCCGAAACGCGAATCTCTAGAAACTTTTCGGCTGCTCGCACGTAAACCGCGTCAGCATACGGATCAGTCTCAGACGGCAGTTCAAGCTCAGCACGTGACACGCGCAGGAAACTTAGTGGCTCGCCACGTGCCAACTCGCGAGCTTCGTCGACATTCATGACGTCGTAAGGTGGCGACGCAACCCGCGACGCGGTATCTGGCACAGCCCGGAGAGCCCGAAACGAACGGATCGAGGCCATCTCGGTATTTTAGCGCACAGCCAAGGTTCTACTCCGCGCAACCAAAGAAGGACGGCACAGACGACCAGAGGAAATAGGCCAACTTTTGAGTGTTAGGGCGCACCTGCTGCCACTTTGAGCACAGCCGGGATTGGTGGACCATCGACAAGCAATCCAAATATTCGTTCTCGCTCCGTTCGGAACAAGCTGAGATGTTCGGCGGGTACTGGCTCCCCCGGTGGCATTTTTCGATGCTCAACAAGCGGATTTAAGAAAACGCCATTCTTCTTTAGCCGGTAGTCAAGATGTGGACCCGTAGCGAGCCCCGTCGACCCAACCCGGCCAATGAACTGGCCCTGGGCAACCCGCACGCCCGGCCTCATCCCGCTGGCGAATGCCGAAAGGTGCAAGTAATAGGTTTCGTAGCCGCCAGTGTGGCGCAAGCGTACCATCCGGCCAGACCCACCGCTCCACCCAACTGACACCACGGTTCCGTTAGCCACCGCGATCACTGGTGTGCCGGTAGCCGCACCGTAATCCACACCAAGGTGTGCTCGACGTTCACCGAGAATCGGATGCATCCGATTGCGAGAGAAACGCGATGTGATCCGAGGTTCAAACCGCAAGGGCGACCTTAGAAACATACGCTTGAGCGATCGTCCCTCGTCGTCGTAGTAACCAGGGTC
The nucleotide sequence above comes from Vicinamibacterales bacterium. Encoded proteins:
- the serC gene encoding 3-phosphoserine/phosphohydroxythreonine transaminase; translated protein: MTTHRIFNFSAGPAVLPEAAIKAAQRDLLALPDVGMSVLEISHRSTHFDAILRDAERTFREIASVPADYRVLFLQGGASLQFGMVPMNLLAENDIADYLVTGVWSQKAVKEAKKIGRVHIAASTEAEEFARVPRLDEIVLSPEAAYVHMTSNNTIYGTQWTDLPETGTVPLVSDMSSDIVSRPIPVARFGVIYASAQKNLGPAGVTLVIIREDLLARSPATLPSMLSYRLLANNGSRQNTPPVFGIYMLRLVFEWLRTQGGLGAVAACNARKASILYEELDRSDFYRIVANPTCRSMMNVTFRLAKQDLEPRFIQEAAAVGLDGLRGHRTVGGLRASIYNAMPEAGVMALTEFMREFERRNG
- a CDS encoding DUF1015 family protein; translated protein: MASIRSFRALRAVPDTASRVASPPYDVMNVDEARELARGEPLSFLRVSRAELELPSETDPYADAVYVRAAEKFLEIRVSAPLVTEAEPSLYCYRLQTASHEQTGLTACYSLDEYDRGLIKRHEHTRLDKRADRTRHLTELGAQTGLVLLTYRATAEIDLLTESVCAGIPLFDFKASDNVRHTVWRVPPADVDPLVKAFEAVSALYVADGHHRMASASLARDEFVRQGRPTVPVEADTVIATAFPHNQVRILPYNRIVQDLQGQSPQEFLDQLKAKLSLRLGQPMPARAGEVAMYLDGTWYNVKLTEGGHSVDRADSLDVARLHRDILAPFLGIGDIRRDSRIDFVGGSLGAAVLQKRVDQGEAAVAFSMFPVTVDDLMTIADEGSIMPPKSTWFEPKLRDGLLIHLVV